One genomic window of Canis aureus isolate CA01 chromosome 15, VMU_Caureus_v.1.0, whole genome shotgun sequence includes the following:
- the NOBOX gene encoding homeobox protein NOBOX has translation MEPTREPCPEPRGSPAHPIPEAPSAHPIPEAPSAHPIPEAPPAHPIPEARPAHPIPEARPAHPIPEVSPAHPIPEAPSAHPIPEAPSAHPIPEAPSAHPIPEVPPRTPSPRCPPRTPSPRCPPRTPSPRPPPRTPSPRPPPRTPSPRPPPRTPSPRPPPRTPSPRFPRAPHPRGPPRAPHPRGVPRAPHPRGPLRAPHPRGSPAHPIPEARPAHPIPEVHPAHPIPEVSPAHPILEDCSPTICVCELRLTLLGAYICSHFSNQWIISFHLYNSQVRTGSLESLPSDEWGNESVRPSRKPAAEQEATHPLGPGSSFFLELEGHWVLFSTGQEGRGQPLAAGPEEEPLQGPAPHTRDAPSEDLPPIHAAGEKPPAEAPGEPAGFSPDPGRGSQPSGSGALHKHTVTAPPGPQPPGEGCSFPGREAKPGKRSYSPASSKQRPSSAGGLASSSSADVINSAHATHNPVPCGSGRGPCHLANLLSTLAQNSQNTDQKRTPEVTCQVRKKTRTLYRSDQLEELERIFQEDHYPDSDKRREIAQTVGVTPQRIMVWFQNRRAKWRKVERLNGKENKDSLAGPVPTTASSSATELPPSVTLDPEPGTFPQEPPLDTLMEPPILLTSDQTLAPPQQPENTQRVAVTPPLFSPPPLRRVNLPFPLGPVPTPQMMPLLLDTPGSDNSHKEGPCGSWGTSVTPPPACSYLEELEPQDYQAGTQPGPFPFSQAPQGQLYQQPQAQFPFLHPFPLPTPHPLLPPLPEDPLFTSPFGPGAGLSQGYFPGPPSGQMVLQPPAGNVGAVPWNDPCLPELPFPGPFCPQALGALPGGEGYLPDLFPGPCAPAASSRQPSAGVPQLAGGARPGPGPFLGKSQEEQPATSAGEPLAPQEVREEDQDSRGH, from the exons ATGGAGCCCACGCGGGAGCCCTGCCCCGAGCCGCGGG GTTCCCCCGCGCACCCCATCCCCGAGGCCCCCTCCGCACACCCCATCCCCGAGGCCCCCTCCGCGCACCccatccccgaggccccccccGCGCACCCCATCCCCGAGGCCCGCCCCGCGCACCCCATCCCCGAGGCCCGCCCCGCGCACCCCATCCCCGAGGTGTCCCCCGCGCACCCCATCCCCGAGGCCCCCTCCGCACACCCCATCCCCGAGGCCCCCTCCGCGCACCCCATCCCCGAGGCCCCCTCCGCGCACCCCATCCCCGAGGTTCCCCCGCGCACCCCATCCCCGAGGTGTCCCCCGCGCACCCCATCCCCGAGGTGTCCCCCGCGCACCCCATCCCCGAGGCCCCCTCCGCGCACCCCATCCCCGAGGCCCCCTCCGCGCACCCCATCCCCGAGGCCCCCTCCGCGCACCCCATCCCCGAGGCCCCCTCCGCGCACCCCATCCCCGAGGTTCCCCCGCGCACCCCATCCCCGAGGCCCGCCCCGCGCACCCCATCCCCGAGGTGTCCCCCGCGCACCCCATCCCCGAGGCCCCCTCCGCGCACCCCATCCCCGAGGTTCCCCCGCGCACCCCATCCCCGAGGCCCGCCCCGCGCACCCCATCCCCGAGGTCCACCCCGCGCACCCCATCCCCGAGGTGTCCCCCGCGCACCCCATCCTTGAg GATTGCTCTCCTACCATCTGTGTATGTGAGCTCAGGCTCACCCTCCTAGGTGCATATATTTGCTCGCATTTTTCAAATCAGTGGATCATCTCGTTTCatctttacaatagccaagtgAGAACCGGGAGCCTAGAATCCCTGCCCTCGGACGAGTGGGGGAATGAAAGTGTGAGGCCCAGCAGGAAACCGGCTGCAGAGCAGGAAGCCACACATCCTCTAGGTCCAGggtcttccttcttcctggagCTGGAAGGTCACTGGGTGCTGTTCTCCACAGGCCAGGAAGGTAGAGGCCAGCCCCTGGCTGCTGGGCCAGAGGAGGAACCGCTGCAGGGCCCAGCCCCCCACACTCGGGATGCCCCAAGCGAGGACCTGCCCCCCATCCACGCTGCTGGGGAGAAGCCGCCGGCAGAGGCCCCTGGAGAACCAGCTGGGTTCTCCCCAGATCCTGGGAGGGGGAGCCagccatctggctctggggctCTCCACAAACACACGGTTACGGCCCCACCCGGACCCCAGCCTCCTGGGGAAGGCTGTTCCTtcccagggagggaggcaaagcCCGGGAAGAGATCCTACTCCCCAGCCTCCAGTAAGCAGAGACCGTCCAGTGCCGGGGGTTTGGCCTCTTCATCCTCTGCCGATGTCATTAACTCAGCCCATGCCACACACAACCCAGTGCCTTGTGGGTCAGGCCGGGGGCCCTGCCATCTGGCCAACCTCCTCAGCACGTTGGCTCAGAACAGCCAAAACACAGATCAGAAGAGGACCCCAGAAGTGACGTGCCAAGTCCGGAAAAAGACTCGGACCCTATACCGCTCAG aCCAGCTGGAGGAGCTAGAAAGGATCTTCCAAGAAGACCACTACCCAGACAGCGATAAGCGCCGGGAGATTGCCCAGACGGTGGGGGTCACCCCCCAACGCATCATG GTGTGGTTCCAGAACCGCCGGGCAAAGTGGCGAAAAGTGGAGAGGCTGAATGGGAAGGAGAACAAGGATAGTCTTGCGGGCCCTGTCCCCACCACTGCCAGCAG ctctgcaACTGAGCTGCCACCTTCTGTGACCCTGGACCCAGAGCCTGGTACCTTTCCTCAGGAGCCCCCTCTGGATACTCTCATGG AGCCCCCCATACTGCTGACCTCTGACCAGACTCTGGCCCCACCCCAACAGCCTGAGAATACTCAAAGGGTGGCAGTGACCCCGCCACTCTTCAGCCCCCCACCTCTTCGAAGAGTCAACCTTCCTTTTCCCCTGGGCCCTGTCCCTACCCCTCAAATGATGCCTCTGCTGCTGGATACTCCTGGCAGTGACAACAGCCACAAAGAAGGCCCCTGTGGGTCCTGGGGGACAAG CGTCACCCCACCACCCGCCTGTTCATACTTGGAAGAGCTGGAACCCCAGGACTACCAAGCGGGCACCCAGCCGGGGCCGTTCCCCTTctcccaggcgccccagggcCAGCTCTACCAACAGCCTCAAGCCCAGTTCCCGTTCCTGCACCCCTTCccgctgcccaccccccaccccctgctgcccccGCTGCCCGAGGACCCGCTCTTCACCTCGCCCTTCGGCCCGGGCGCGGGCCTATCTCAGGGCTACTTCCCGGGGCCCCCGTCGGGGCAGATGGTGCTGCAGCCACCTGCTGGGAACGTGG GTGCAGTCCCCTGGAATGACCCTTGCTTGCCAGAACTGCCTTTCCCCGGTCCCTTCTGTCCACAGGCCCTGGGTGCCCTCCCTGGAGGTGAGGGCTACTTGCCCGATCTGTTCCCAGGCCCCTGTGCCCCAGCGGCGAGCAGCAGGCAACCCTCTGCAGGCGTCCCCCAGCTGGCCGGAGGGGCCCGACCGGGGCCAGGGCCCTTCCTGGGCAAATCCCAAGAGGAGCAGCCTGCCACCTCTGCAGGGGAGCCCTTGGCACCCCAGGAAGTCCGAGAGGAAGACCAGGACAGCCGTGGCCACTAG